The DNA window CACCATCCAGCATGACGAACGCGTTCTGGGAACCGCCGACTTTCTGGCGCCCGAACAGGCGATCAACAGTCACAATGTTGATTCCCGAGCGGATATCTACAGCCTGGGATGCACCTTCTACTTCCTTCTGACGCGACACGCTCCGTTCGAACAGGGAAGTCTCGCTCAACGATTGATGGCTCATCAGACGCAGGAGCCGCCGGCGATCTCGACGTATCGGACCGACGTTCCGGAGTCACTGACGCAGATCATCGAAAAGATGATGGCGAAAAAAGCCGACGACCGTTTTCAGACGGCTGAAGAGATCTCGTCGGCTTTGAAAGACTGGATCTCGGCCAACGCCGATCAGGAATGGCTTGAAGAGCACGAAAAACAATGGGAGTCGACGGGACGAAGAACGATCTCCTCCGCTGCTCCGCCGAAGATCTCCGAGTCGATGGAAGTGGCTCCGGCCACCGATGAGTTTGGTGACTTCCTGACGATGATCGGCAACGACACGACTGATTCCGATCGCGGACTGCTCGGCGGTCCGCGATCGGGAGGAAAGTCCGGGAAGAAGCTCTCGGGCATCAGCAGGCAGCCGAAGTCAGATTCCGGCTCCAGCCTGAATCCAGCCGACATTTCCCTCGATGAGAAAGAGTCGGGGCGGCGGGCCGCGAAATCAAGTGGCGGGCTATCTGCGATTCCGTCGGACTCAGCGATCCCCGCCGGTTCGAATGTGGTCGAAGCCGAGCCGGAACCTGTTCCCTCACAGCCGGCTTCGCGAAAGCGGCGAGCTGCGGCCGTCTCTCCGCTGGATAAGGCGAAGAACTGGCTTCAGGCAAATCCTAAAATGGCGACGGGCATTGGTGTCGCGGTTCTGGCCCTGGTACTTGCTCCGCTCTTTTTCTCGGGCGGTGATACTCCCGATACGCCAAATGGCAGCAATCAACAGGGGGGCGGCTCTTCGGCTGCTGCGGTTCCTAATACGCCGCCGGAGATGCCCGAAGACGCACCGATTGTGGGCGTGCAGATGACGATCGGTGAGGGAGGAACGTTCCCGACAATCACCAAAGCATTCGAGTATCTCAAGACGCAGGACAATCAGTTCTACTCGGATGAGCGTCGGATGATCATCAAAGCGGGCACCGAGCTGAATGAATCGGTCGAACTGATCGATCCGCCGATCGGATTCCCAAGTCGCATGCGCATCCTCCCCGAGTCGGAAAAGCCGATTGTCTGGAAGGGAGCGGAGGGATCAACCATTCTGCGGTTGCAGAATGTGGAAGGTCTCATCCTCGAGAACATTCATTTTCAGGCACAGAACAGTAACGAAGCGATTTACATCGCGGAACGCTGTCCGGGACTCGTACTGCGAAACTGCCGAATCGAAGGATACACGCAGGTCGGCGTCGACATGGCGGGAGTTGCCGGGCTCTATAGTACGCCCTGCCGCCTCGACCGCTGCACGATCCGCTCGGATGTCGAATCCTCCGTGGGAGTCGTCCTTCGCAGTGGTGAAGCTACCTGTGAGAGTATCGACGTCACGAATTGCCGATTTGTCGGTCCGGCGCAGGCCGGCTTCATCTGCCGCACCGATCTGGTTCGGTGGCTGAACATTCAGGAATCGACATTCCGTGATCTGGTGACCGGAATTCAGGTCGACACACCTCAGCCGACGCTCGAGTCGGTCGTCCTCAGTAACAATACCTTTGCTTCCTGTGGAACAGCGATTGAGTTCCAGTCGGTGCCGGCTGACAACAGCAACGCCCTGGTGTTGAGCCGTAATCTCTTTGTGGACTCCAGGCAGGCCGACTTCACTGTCCGACAGGATGGAAATCTGGATCAGCTGACCGGAGTCATCCAGGCCAATCCTCCCGGGACCGCCTGGAACTGGACGACGAAAGCAAAGCCGGCCGAGGGAACCGCGGCTGCGATCGCCTTCGGTGAGAACTCGAAGTTCGATGTGAAAGACATCGAATTCAGGTCGACCGATGCCGAGAAGTGGGAATACCTGAAGCCCGCCAACGGCAAGGGGCGAATCCCCGGAGCCCAGGGATACAAGCCCTACGTCGGAGCGGTCTCGCCTTAGCGATTCCAACCCAGATCCTGCTCCAGAGCTTCAAGCAGCTGGCGGAACCGGCGCTGGTGCTGCCCCTCCCCGGGACGCCCGTTGGCGATGATCACGACGCTGCAGTCGCGTTCTGGATCGGCGAAACCGATCGCACACTGAGAGCCGCCGTGACCGTACGCTCGCGGCGAAGCGGCATCGCCGAATCCATAAGGAACCGTCTCGGCACCGTATCTCTTGGAATCGAGAATCAGGCCGAGCCCATAATCCACAGTGTGCTGCAATGTCTGGTCGAACTCCCCTTTCCGGTGTGGCTGAGTCATCTGCTCCAGGGAAGCGGATTTCAGAACATGCCCCGCACGCCCTGCTCCGTTGTTCCGGAGCATGTCGTAGAATCGCCGGAGATCGCCAGCCGGTCCGCGAAAGCTTGAACCCGGAGACGGGGTCGTTGCGTGCTTTCGCTCCAACAGCAGGCTCGGCTTCAACGCTCCCTTCGCGCGATCGAAAAGCGTAAGGTGTTCTTCAATGTTTTCGGGCTCGGCGATGCTGCGAGTTTCGTTCATCGCGCAAGGCTGCAGAATGTTCTGATCAATGTAGTCGGGGAAGGTCGTACCGCTGAGCTGTTCGATGATCGCACCCAGCAGGAACCAGCTTGTCGAAGGAAGATAAGCGGCTCGGAGAGACGCCGGATCGCCTTCCGCCGTTTTCTTCTGAATCGTCTTCGCGGCTTCCTGAAGGTCGGCGGGAGGCCAGCCGGAATGAACTTCCGGTAGCCGAGAGAAGTGCGACAGCAGTTGAGCGAGAGTGGCAGTCCCGAGCCACTCCGGGAAACCGGGAAAGAATCGCTGGAGCGGATCGGAGACCTGCAGATCACTCCGTTCCTGAAGCTGGAGGATGGCTGCGGCGGTGATCGGCTTCGCGGAAGAAAGCCAGAACATCGGATCGGCGGGCTTCAGTTGGCGGGTCTCATCGGTGAATCCGACAGCGTCGTCGAACTCGGCTTCTCCGATTGATACACTCACCTGAACTCCCCGATGGAGGTTCTTGTCGATCCCTTGTTCTGCGACTTCTCGGAAACGCGGAAAATCCATCTCTCTGGTCCTGTCAGTGGTCGTTACGAGTTCAAGTATGCTGAGTGATTCTCAACGCCAGTTTGCGCTTCGCATTGTCGATCGTCTTGCCGATGCCGGCTTTGAAGCCTACTGGGCAGGAGGATGTGTCCGCGATCTGCTGATGAATATCCCGCCCAAAGACTACGATGTCGCCACCAGTGCCACACCCGAACAGGTTCGCACTCTGTTCGGCAAACGCAGCACACTGGCGATCGGAGAGAGTTTCGGCGTAATTGTGGTTATTGGCCCCAGAGACGAATCAGGCGAGCATCTCAAAGTGGAGGTGGCGACCTTCCGAACCGATGGCTCGTATTCCGACGGACGACGACCGGATACGGTCACCTTCTCTTCGCCCCGGGAAGACGCCCTTCGTCGCGATTACACGATCAACGGAATGTTCTACGATCCGATTCGCAAAGGTGTCCTCGATTATGTCGGCGGCCAGGAAGATCTCAAGCGTCGCGTGATCCGTTCCATTGGGGATCCAGCGGCCCGGATCGCCGAAGATAAGTTGCGAATGCTGCGCGCCGTACGGTTTACGGCTCGTTTCGACTTTGAACTCGATTCAGCGACTGCTGCTGCGATTTGCCATCAGGCTGCCGAACTGAAAGCCGTGAGCCCGGAGCGAATCGCTCAGGAACTGAGAGCCACACTGGCGCATCCGAATCGGGCACGTGCCTGCGAATTGTTGATATCGCTGGGACTGATGCCGGTCATCCTGCCGGAACTCGCGCCAATCGCGGGATCTGAGTATTGGGCGGAGACGATCACACTCTGGAGGCTTCAGAAGATCGATAGCTTTGAACTTGCGCTGGCGATTCTGCTGCGTGGGCTTCACGGGAAAGTCGATCCCGACTCCTCGGCACGGTCGCCGGACACGATGGTCGAGTCGATCTGTCGGCGCCTGCGGTTATCGAATCGAGAGTGTGACGAAATCAGCTGGCTCGTTGAGCATCAACAGGATCTCGACGATGCCGCGAATCTGCCGCTCCACCTTCTGAAGACCCTGCTGCATCATCGCAGCCGCGATCTGTTGCTGGAGTGGACTCGCGTTCGTGCCGTCGGCGTTGGACAGGAATCATCAGGCTTCGACTTTTGCGAGCACTATCTGCAGTCGACTCCGCCGGAACGACTCGATCCCCCACCCTGCGTAACGGGAGCCGATCTGATCTCCGCGGGTCTTCGCCCCGGGCCTGAATTCTCCGAGATGCTCGCCCGTGTCCGCCGCGCTCAGCTGGATGAGCAGATCCGCACTCGAGAAGAAGGGCTGGAGCTGCTCGGCCTGCAGAACGACTGATCTCTCAAAACGTGACTCCACCGCGGAACATGAAGGCCGGGTCCTGGTCGAAGTCGCCCATACCGGAGTCGTATTCAATCGTCCGCCCGAAGACGAGGCCAGCTTCCCAGAAGAGTTCCCGGTTCTCAGGGCGTTTGAATTCCATCCCGCCGAGTAACCGGTAGTCGCGGATCGTCAGGATATCGTCGGTCTGATTGGCCCGTTCGACCGCCCAGCTTCCCCCCCCGAATTCGCCGGCAATATAGACCCAGCGTTCATTCTCCCCTTCACAGGAGAGACGCTTGAGGACTCGGGGCCGCGGAAAGGACACTTCAAATCGCAGGTCGGAGTCTGGCGAGTAGATCACGCCGACGGCCGGCAGGATTGAGACATCTTCCCGATCGAGATAGACAACGCCGAACATCCATTGTGTTTCTTTGGAAGGCATAAAGATCGCCAGAGCGTGTCCAGTAACCCGGATACTGTCGGAAGACGTGTTCCGAAAGTCGCTGGCAACTCCAGGCGTGACGACGACCTGCCCGATCCAGGTTGGCGAGAACGGCATCATCCCCATGATGCTGAGTGAAGCCCGATGCAGCGTCTCGGGAACGTCGGTCGTCAGTGGTCCATTCAGAAAGGTCATCTGATAGCGGGGAGACATGCTCAGAAACGGGAGCCGCGGGCTGCCAATTTTCATTCCGATACTGAAGTCGGTGATGCCGAAATCGTCACCTGACCCGGGGATCGTAGTCGCAGTCAACGAAGTCGACTTCAATTTGATCCAGGGTGCCTCGTTCTTCTCCAGACAGCCCGGTTCGGCAGGAAGCAGCTCTGGCGACGTGGTCCCGTCGGCTGCGTCGTAAGCTTCGTCGAGCGAATTCCCGAGCACCGCGAAATCATCGGTATAAGACGCAAGGACGGTTTCCTGGGGAGGTTCTGGAACTCCGGTGTAGTCTGGTTCCTCATAGCCCAGAGAGCGAGTCTCCGATTCGATCTCGAAGGCTTCACTATGGCCGGGCGGGATAGCACTCGGGGCCTGCTCTGCGGCAAGCGGTGAAGGTGCGGAGAGCTTCTGCCGGAAGTCATCGGTAAGAATTGTGACCGGAAGCTGGGTCGAGTCCTGCGTAACCGGTTCCAGCACATGGAAACTGCGGACAGTTCCTGCGGGCTGCGCCGCAACCGTGCTGGCAAACAGAGCCGGCAGTACGACAACCAGCCAGAACGCGCGAGGGGGATTCATGGACAGTCCGGCGGGAAGGGAGACGAGGGGTGAGGGGGGCATTTCATATGCCTTCCCGTTCCGTACTGTCAACCTCGACCGCCAGAGTGTCAGTCTTACAATGGACCTCAATCTTCAGTTCTTCTGATCCGCCCCGCTTAAACTCCGACGAAATGCTTCTTCAAGTTCCCGATATTCCGGCGGAGCAGGCATGATGGTGGGAGCGAACTCGTCTCTCGATTCCCGATCGGTCGCCGCTCCCTCGCGGGTGCTTCGCTCGCCATCGAGTCGCAGATTGCGGAGCATCTCGTTGAACTGCTGCTGCTTGAGATCTGGCGTGCCCTCATCGTTTTGCTGGCGAAGGTAATCGGCCATCCGCTGCTGGAATTGTTTCAGGTTGTCCTCGGTCCAGTTCAGATCCTCAAGCAGTTCCGGATCAACATCACCTCGTTTCAGATCCTCTTCGATCTCTTTCAGGACCAGCTCGGCGGCTTTTCGACGATCTTCCAGCGACTCCGCACTAGAGGGAGTCGAGGGCCCGGTGCCTTCTCCTCCGCCATTGTCCGCGGGCGCGGCGGGATTCTGTGCGTCTCCCTCGCCGACACCACCGGGACCAGGTCCCCCTTCGGGATCGGGAGCCGCTGTTCGACCGTTGCTCTCACCGCCAGGTTGAGGCGAACCCTTTCCGCGCGGACCATCTTCCATCGGCGGACTTGCCTTACCGGGCTGACCGTCGCCTGGGCTCGGCTTGTTGCCGTTTCCGTTCTGTCCCTGGCCGTCCTGCGACTTCTGACCATCGGACTTGTTGCCGTCTGACTTTTGACCGTCCGACTTCTGTCCATCTGATTTTTGATCGCCTGGCTGTTGATTGTCAGGCTGCTTGCCGTTATCGGGTTGTTCGTTGGAGGGCATTTCGTCCGACGGCGTTCCCTCCGAAGGTTTGCCATCGGAGGGTTTTCCATTCGGATTCTGATCGGTCGGACTGTTTCCCGGTTGTTTCGAGTCATTCGGATTCGGTGGCATCTGATCTCCCGGCTTCCCATCGGCGGGAGCAGGTTTACCAGGTTCGGTTTGCTGATTGTTCGGCGACTGCTGTGGTGTTCCCTTCTGCTCCTCGGCCGGTTTCATGGGCGCATCGGAAGGGGAATCGCCTGGCTGCCCGGCGTCCGGGTTCTGCGAATCCTGGCTGGGCTGTGACGTGCCGTCCTGCGACTTTGAAGGCTGAGTCTGCCCTGGTTGGGAGGGCTGATCCGATGGCGGCTGATTCTCTGGAGGAGTTGGCTGGTTCGGATCGCCGGACGGAGGCTGCATCTGGTCTTGCGGAGCGTCGACGTTCCCCGGTGGTTTCTGTGCCGGCGGCGACTTCGGGTCGCCGTTCGGGTCCCGTTCCATCGCACCTTCTTCAGTCCCCTCGCCCGGTTTTGATTCACCCTGCCCCGGCTCTTTTGACGGCTCTTTCTCGCCGTTCATTTCTTCTTCCGGAGTCGCGGGCCGTTTCTCGCCTTCTTCATTACCCGGCTGCTTGTTCATCGCATCCGAGTTCGGCTTCTGCTGCGTTCCCGTCGGATTCTGGCTGGGATCGTCGGCGGGAGCCATTGTTTCCCCGGGAGCATTCTCTTCCGAGGATTCCTCCCCTGGTTTCATGCCCTCCTCAGTCGTCTCGCCCGGCTTCTGGCCTTCCTTCGGCATCGAGTCGGAAGGATCGTCTCCAGGCTCGTTCTCGGATGGGGAAGGCGAGTCGCCTTTTTGATTGGATGGCTGCTCCGAGGACGGTTTGTCCGACTTTGGCTGCGAATCGGAGGGGGGCTCCCCAGGCTGATTCGGTTCGGCTTCCTGATCCGGCTGGCCATTCTTTTCCGGCATGTTCTGCCCATTGGGATCATTCTTCGATTCCGGAGACTCCGAGGGATTATCGCCCGGCTCGTTGGGTTGAATCGGATCCTGCGGCTGGTTCTGCTTTTCCTTCATCCGTTCGATCAGCTTCTCAAGCACGAGGTCATCGTCCTCGCCTTCCGGACTGAACGTCGGCTCGTCGGACTTCTGGCCGTCTTCCGATTTCTCACCGTTCTTCTGCTGTCCGGACTCGTCCTGTTTGCCCTTCTCCGATTTCTTCGACTGCTGACCTTTTCCTTTCCGGGAGTCTTCGGCCGGCTGTTGACTTTCCGTACTCTGATCGCCGTCGGCGCCTTCGCTCTGGTTCTGTTCGTCTTCCGTCTGGTTTTCCCTGGGCATGTCTTCCGTGGTCGATGGCTCGTCGGGCGTCATTTCTTCCGATGCAGCCGGATCGGCGTTGTTCTCCGAAGCTTCTGCGACCTTCTTTTTCTCTTCTTCCGCCTGCTTCTCCGCTTCTGCGGGATCGACTGGATCCAGAATCTGCAGACGCAACTTCGGTGTTGAACGCCGGTTGGGATGCGGCAGCCGGTTGTCGCGGGCTTCGACCCAGAAGGAAACCGTTTCACCTGGAGAGACCGGCAGCCGTTCCAGATCCAGAGTATGCGTGGTGCGAATCGCCTGCTTTCCGGCGGCATCAATCAGTTCGCTGGAGACAATCTGTCCCTGCTTCTCGACCTGTACGGAAAGCCCGGAAAGTTCGAAGTCGGGATCGAAGGCTTCGATCAACAACGGCAGCGCGACATTGATCGGTCGACTGAGATCTGAGACTGGAGAAAGGAGCCGGACTTCCGGCCGCTCATCGGGACGAATGAGAATTGCATGCAGCGGCGGAGCGGGATCGTTGGCCCCGTCCTCGCTTTCGCATTGAATGCTGTAGAATCGCGGGTAGGTTCCGTCGTCCTGAATCTTGAGGGCCCATTCTCCCTGCAACCGGGTCGGAGTGCTCAGAGTCAGCGGAAGTTGACCCGAGCGGTCCCCGGGATCCTCGGAGCTGTAGAGCTGAATCCAGGCCTTGGTGACCGCAATGTTCGTCTGGGCTTTCAGGCGGACTTTCGAGCCCTCCAGTCCATCGATTGCTCCGCCAGGCTGACGATACGGTTGCCGCCCGGTGTAGGTCGGCGGCTCGATCATGATCGATTCAATCGCGGCTCGGGGAGCAGGTTTCACGCTTAACATGTAAGTCGGACTGCGTCCATCGCCGGCCTGAAGATGATAGGTCGTCGTCTGATCCACGCCCCGGCCGTTTTCGCCGGTGATCACGCCGATGTATCGCCCCAGTCCCTCGTCGGTTTGATGAAGTTCGATCCGTTCATCGACGATACGGCGGTCCTCGGTCGAGTAGATCAGCCAGACCTTCTCCGGAGCTTTGCCGTCGATGTAAGCCGAAACTTCAACATGGCTGCCAGCCGTGACCTGTCCGCTGCCGGGTT is part of the Rubinisphaera margarita genome and encodes:
- a CDS encoding serine hydrolase domain-containing protein; protein product: MDFPRFREVAEQGIDKNLHRGVQVSVSIGEAEFDDAVGFTDETRQLKPADPMFWLSSAKPITAAAILQLQERSDLQVSDPLQRFFPGFPEWLGTATLAQLLSHFSRLPEVHSGWPPADLQEAAKTIQKKTAEGDPASLRAAYLPSTSWFLLGAIIEQLSGTTFPDYIDQNILQPCAMNETRSIAEPENIEEHLTLFDRAKGALKPSLLLERKHATTPSPGSSFRGPAGDLRRFYDMLRNNGAGRAGHVLKSASLEQMTQPHRKGEFDQTLQHTVDYGLGLILDSKRYGAETVPYGFGDAASPRAYGHGGSQCAIGFADPERDCSVVIIANGRPGEGQHQRRFRQLLEALEQDLGWNR
- a CDS encoding serine/threonine-protein kinase, producing the protein MSPTTMNAFAEALKKSGLISEDRYQARMADLEASNVNLGDARQTARAFIDSGDITTWQAEKLLAGKHKGFFLGKYKLLKLLGRGGMSAVYLAEHSVMKRHCAIKVLPSSRVNDTSYLGRFHLEAQAAASLDDPHIVRAYDVDHFSDGKADVHFLVMEYVEGRNLHEVIMQDGPLDPVDAAEHIRQAAKGLQHAHEEGLVHRDIKPGNLLLDQKGVVKILDMGLARFFNESDDKSLTIQHDERVLGTADFLAPEQAINSHNVDSRADIYSLGCTFYFLLTRHAPFEQGSLAQRLMAHQTQEPPAISTYRTDVPESLTQIIEKMMAKKADDRFQTAEEISSALKDWISANADQEWLEEHEKQWESTGRRTISSAAPPKISESMEVAPATDEFGDFLTMIGNDTTDSDRGLLGGPRSGGKSGKKLSGISRQPKSDSGSSLNPADISLDEKESGRRAAKSSGGLSAIPSDSAIPAGSNVVEAEPEPVPSQPASRKRRAAAVSPLDKAKNWLQANPKMATGIGVAVLALVLAPLFFSGGDTPDTPNGSNQQGGGSSAAAVPNTPPEMPEDAPIVGVQMTIGEGGTFPTITKAFEYLKTQDNQFYSDERRMIIKAGTELNESVELIDPPIGFPSRMRILPESEKPIVWKGAEGSTILRLQNVEGLILENIHFQAQNSNEAIYIAERCPGLVLRNCRIEGYTQVGVDMAGVAGLYSTPCRLDRCTIRSDVESSVGVVLRSGEATCESIDVTNCRFVGPAQAGFICRTDLVRWLNIQESTFRDLVTGIQVDTPQPTLESVVLSNNTFASCGTAIEFQSVPADNSNALVLSRNLFVDSRQADFTVRQDGNLDQLTGVIQANPPGTAWNWTTKAKPAEGTAAAIAFGENSKFDVKDIEFRSTDAEKWEYLKPANGKGRIPGAQGYKPYVGAVSP
- a CDS encoding CCA tRNA nucleotidyltransferase, whose translation is MLSDSQRQFALRIVDRLADAGFEAYWAGGCVRDLLMNIPPKDYDVATSATPEQVRTLFGKRSTLAIGESFGVIVVIGPRDESGEHLKVEVATFRTDGSYSDGRRPDTVTFSSPREDALRRDYTINGMFYDPIRKGVLDYVGGQEDLKRRVIRSIGDPAARIAEDKLRMLRAVRFTARFDFELDSATAAAICHQAAELKAVSPERIAQELRATLAHPNRARACELLISLGLMPVILPELAPIAGSEYWAETITLWRLQKIDSFELALAILLRGLHGKVDPDSSARSPDTMVESICRRLRLSNRECDEISWLVEHQQDLDDAANLPLHLLKTLLHHRSRDLLLEWTRVRAVGVGQESSGFDFCEHYLQSTPPERLDPPPCVTGADLISAGLRPGPEFSEMLARVRRAQLDEQIRTREEGLELLGLQND
- a CDS encoding DUF6268 family outer membrane beta-barrel protein, with translation MNPPRAFWLVVVLPALFASTVAAQPAGTVRSFHVLEPVTQDSTQLPVTILTDDFRQKLSAPSPLAAEQAPSAIPPGHSEAFEIESETRSLGYEEPDYTGVPEPPQETVLASYTDDFAVLGNSLDEAYDAADGTTSPELLPAEPGCLEKNEAPWIKLKSTSLTATTIPGSGDDFGITDFSIGMKIGSPRLPFLSMSPRYQMTFLNGPLTTDVPETLHRASLSIMGMMPFSPTWIGQVVVTPGVASDFRNTSSDSIRVTGHALAIFMPSKETQWMFGVVYLDREDVSILPAVGVIYSPDSDLRFEVSFPRPRVLKRLSCEGENERWVYIAGEFGGGSWAVERANQTDDILTIRDYRLLGGMEFKRPENRELFWEAGLVFGRTIEYDSGMGDFDQDPAFMFRGGVTF